A window from Vanessa atalanta chromosome 16, ilVanAtal1.2, whole genome shotgun sequence encodes these proteins:
- the LOC125069963 gene encoding iron-sulfur cluster assembly 2 homolog, mitochondrial → MFLKPWKSFRTGYKYFKYFSTQTVNIATNDAIVLSDSCVQKLKQLCDGNVFMRLCVESGGCSGFQYKFDLDDKIADDDKIFEKDGVKVVVDMTSLEYIKGSTIDYHTELIRSAFRVVQNPNADLGCSCGASFSIKME, encoded by the exons atgtttttgaaaccGTGGAAATCCTTTAGGACcggctataaatattttaaatatttttctacccAAACGGTGAATATTGCAACTAACGACGCAATTGTTTTAAGTGATAGTTgtgtacaaaaattaaaacagttatGTGATGGTAATGTATTTATGCGACTATGCGTTGAAAGTGGAGGCTGTTCGggatttcaatataaatttgatttggaTGATAAAATTGCTGATGACGATAA AATCTTTGAAAAGGATGGTGTGAAAGTAGTTGTGGATATGACCTCACtagaatatataaaaggatCTACAATTGATTACCACACTGAACTGATTCGATCTGCTTTCAGAGTTGTTCAAAATCCAAACGCCGATCTTGGATGCTCATGTGGAGCaagtttttctataaaaatggaATAG
- the LOC125069962 gene encoding uncharacterized protein LOC125069962, which translates to MVLSSASYLFSPTDFHKNPVSGFVKIEVFKNNKYNTIFFTVCKACEETMASIPPSAFSAGRIRETQRDMKVSNIKKGVEPQKYFHTKLMELTPLKYNSKLMNSIWGFYNRYSPHNVKKINDALPFNAELQQSAVNSPNKNETTITLPKAKLDNVWASFNASQSH; encoded by the exons ATGGTGCTGTCTAGCGCTAGTTACTTGTTCTCTCCCACCGATTTCCATAAGAACCCTGTCTCAGGTTTTGTAAAGATTGAAGtcttcaaaaataacaaatataataccaTTTTCTTTACAGTGTGTAAAG cgTGTGAAGAAACTATGGCTTCAATTCCTCCGTCAGCGTTTTCAGCTGGCCGAATTCGTGAAACTCAGCGTGATATGAAAGTTTCTAATATCAAGAAAGGAGTGGAACCGCAAAAATACTTCCACACTAAAC taatgGAGCTTACCCCATTAAAATACAATAGCAAACTGATGAATAGCATTTGGGGTTTCTACAATCGCTACTCTCCACATAATGTTAAGAAAATCAACGATGCTTTGCCTTTTAATGCGGAATTGCAGCA ATCTGCTGTCAATTCccctaataaaaatgaaactacGATCACCTTGCCAAAAGCCAAACTTGACAACGTCTGGGCATCTTTCAATGCATCACAGTCTCACTGA
- the LOC125069977 gene encoding succinate dehydrogenase [ubiquinone] flavoprotein subunit, mitochondrial, giving the protein MSALMKAAINRSPASLASYLYRNLHLSVGGASPLKDASVNSNASKAYTVIDHQHDALVIGAGGAGLRAAFGLVQEGFKTAVVTKLFPTRSHTVAAQGGINAALGNMEEDSWLWHMYDTVKGSDWLGDQDAIHYMTKEAPHAVIELDNYGMPFSRTPEGKIYQRAFGGQSLKFGKGGQAHRCCAVADRTGHSLLHTLYGQSLRYDCEYFIEYFALDLLMEDGVCKGCIAINLEDGTLHRFQAKNTILATGGTGRAYFSCTSAHTCTGDGTAMAARARLQNEDMEFVQFHPTGIYGAGCLMTEGCRGEGGFLVNAKGERFMERYAPVAKDLASRDVVSRAMTVEIMEGRGCGPEKDHVHLQLHHLPPEQLKQRLPGISETAMIFAGVDVTKEPIPVLPTVHYNMGGTPTNFRGEVITHHGGADRVVPGLLAAGEASCASVHGANRLGANSLLDIVVFGRACAITVADTSRPGDAQAPLKETTGQESIANLDSLRYANGSISTADLRLRMQKCMQKNAAVFRQKSTLQEGQHQIHEIYKQMKDVKVSDRSLIWNSDLVETLELQNLLINAVQIVEGALAREESRGAHAREDFKTRRDEFDYSKPLEGQTKLTFEQHWRKHTLAETDPDSGETKLSYRPVIDHTLDQAECKTVPPVIRTY; this is encoded by the exons ATGAGTGCATTAATGAAAGCAGCTATAAATCGAAGCCCTGCCTCACTg GCTTCATACTTATATAGAAACCTCCATTTATCAGTGGGAGGGGCATCACCACTAAAAGATGCGTCTGTTAACTCGAATGCATCAAAGGCATACACAGTTATTGATCATCAACATGATGCACTAGTAATAGGGGCTGGTGGGGCAGGTTTAAGAGCTGCATTTGGTTTAGTCCAGGAAGGATTTAAGACAGCTGTTGTTACTAAGCTATTTCCTACTAGATCTCACACAGTAGCTGCTCAAGGAGGAATTAATGCTGCCTTAG gTAACATGGAAGAAGACAGTTGGTTATGGCATATGTATGATACAGTTAAGGGCTCTGATTGGCTTGGTGACCAG GATGCCATCCATTATATGACAAAAGAAGCACCACATGCTGTAATTGAGCTGGATAACTATGGTATGCCTTTCTCTCGTACACCTGAAGGAAAGATTTATCAAAGAGCTTTTGGAGGTCAATCTCTTAAATTTGGCAAGGGTGGACAGGCACATAGGTGCTGTGCTGTTGCTGACAG aACTGGTCATTCCCTGCTTCACACACTCTATGGCCAATCCTTACGATACGACTGCGAATACTTCATTGAATACTTTGCATTGGATCTACTCATGGAGGATGGTGTCTGCAAAGGGTGCATTGCCATCAACCTCGAAGATGGAACTTTACACAG GTTCCAAGCGAAGAACACGATCCTGGCGACGGGCGGCACGGGGCGCGCGTACTTCAGCTGCACGTCGGCGCACACGTGCACGGGCGACGGCACCGCCatggcggcgcgcgcgcgcctGCAGAACGAGGACATGGAGTTCGTGCAGTTCCATCCCACCG GCATTTACGGCGCTGGATGTCTAATGACGGAAGGTTGTCGTGGAGAGGGTGGCTTCTTAGTGAACGCAAAGGGAGAACGTTTCATGGAAAGATATGCACCAGTAGCTAAGGATCTCGCCAGTCGAGACGTTGTATCCAGAGCCATGACTGTTGAGATTATGGAag GTCGCGGTTGCGGTCCAGAGAAAGACCATGTCCACCTCCAGCTCCACCACTTACCCCCAGAACAATTAAAGCAGCGTCTGCCTGGAATATCGGAAACGGCAATGATCTTTGCTGGCGTCGACGTCACCAAAGAACCCATTCCTGTATTGCCTACGGTGCATTACAACATGGGAGGAACACCCACCAACTTCAGAGGAGAG GTGATCACGCACCACGGCGGCGCGGACCGCGTGGTGCCGGGGCTGCTGGCGGCGGGCGAGGCGTCGTGCGCGTCCGTGCACGGCGCCAACCGGCTCGGCGCCAACTCGCTGCTCGACATCGTCGTGTTCGGCCGCGCCTGCGCCATCACCGTCGCCGACACCAGCCGCCCGGGCGACGCGCAGGCGCCGCTCAAGGAG ACAACTGGACAAGAAAGTATCGCAAACTTGGACAGCCTCCGATACGCAAACGGAAGCATTTCAACGGCGGACCTGCGCTTGCGCATGCAAAAGTGCATGCAGAAGAACGCTGCAGTGTTCAGACAGAAAAGCACATTACAGGAAG GTCAGCATCAAATCCATGAAATCTACAAACAGATGAAGGACGTAAAAGTATCGGATCGGTCACTGATCTGGAACAGCGACCTGGTGGAGACCCTGGAGCTACAGAACCTGCTCATCAACGCAGTGCAGATAGTTGAAGGAGCGCTGGCGAGGGAGGAGTCCCGTGGAGCGCATGCTAGGGAGGACTTTAAGACTCGCCGAGATGAATTCGACTATTCCAAGCCTTTGGAGGGACag ACGAAGCTGACGTTCGAGCAGCACTGGAGGAAGCACACTCTCGCGGAGACGGACCCCGACAGCGGCGAAACCAAGCTGAGCTACCGACCCGTCATCGACCACACGCTGGACCAGGCCGAGTGCAAGACCGTGCCGCCCGTCATACGCACGTACTAG
- the LOC125070122 gene encoding uncharacterized protein LOC125070122 codes for MFNQNHISKIKNEKLERWRLELSCFKYDIIYRPGKENTVADALSRVCAHMNVDKLRELHNSLCHPGIVRMMHWVRMKNLPYSVNDIKSLIQSCQICAEIKPRFMKSKGQLIKATAPFERLNIDFKGPLPSNTPNKYLLTIIDEYSRFPFAYACKEITTATVIRCLKDLFYTFGTPLYIHSDRGSAFISKEFTEFLSSLGIACSRTTPYNPRGNGQVERLNGTLWKTIQLALRTREMPIESWEQCLPISLHAIRSLLCIPINTTPHERLFNHPRRSPHGESLPSWLIPGPVLMKKNIRNKNDPYVEEVELLQSNPYYSFVKHKNGRESTVSNRNLAPLPTPIEHYIDKNLEEQLNNSTTKRQQEQEDIVDVFYDSEDRNINAEHIDVQDIQSVTPSTSEDQHLRRSERTRRTPYYLKDYSCVLENVRGGE; via the coding sequence ATGTTTAACCAAAATCatatcagtaaaataaaaaatgagaagCTTGAACGGTGGCGTCTCGAAttatcttgttttaaatatgacataatttATCGTCCGGGTAAAGAAAACACAGTTGCTGATGCTTTATCAAGAGTGTGTGCTCATATGAATGTCGATAAATTACGTGAACTGCATAATTCCCTCTGTCACCCTGGCATTGTAAGAATGATGCATTGGGTTCGCATGAAAAACTTACCGTATTCGGTGAATGATATAAAATCTCTCATACAGTCTTGCCAAATATGTGCAGAAATTAAACCTCGGTTTATGAAATCTAAAGGTCAATTAATAAAAGCTACAGCACCTTTTGAGCGATTAAACATTGACTTTAAAGGACCTTTACCATCGAATactccaaataaatatttattaacaataatcgaCGAATACAGTAGATTTCCTTTTGCATATGCCTGTAAGGAAATAACAACTGCAACTGTTATAAGatgtttaaaagatttattttacacttttggAACACCGCTTTATATTCATAGTGATAGAGGATCTGCTTTTATTTCTAAAGAGTTTACAGAATTTCTAAGTTCCTTGGGGATTGCATGTAGCAGAACAACGCCTTATAATCCACGTGGAAATGGTCAAGTCGAGCGTCTCAACGGCACTTTGTGGAAAACAATACAACTTGCTCTTCGTACAAGAGAAATGCCAATTGAAAGCTGGGAGCAATGTCTGCCAATATCCTTACATGCAATTCGCTCACTTCTTTGTATACCAATTAATACAACTCCACACGAACGACTATTTAATCATCCTCGTAGATCACCTCATGGAGAATCGTTACCCTCTTGGTTAATTCCTGGACCTgtgctaatgaaaaaaaatatacgcaatAAAAACGATCCATATGTTGAAGAAGTTGAACTATTACAAAGTAACCCCTATTACTCTTTTGTGAAACATAAAAATGGGCGGGAATCAACAGTTTCAAATCGGAACTTAGCTCCACTTCCCACTCCAATAGAACACTACATAGATAAAAATTTAgaagaacaattaaataattcaactaCAAAAAGACAGCAAGAACAAGAAGATATCGTAGATGTTTTCTATGACTCAGAAGACCGAAATATAAATGCGGAGCATATTGATGTTCAGGACATACAATCTGTGACACCGAGTACGTCTGAGGATCAACATCTTAGGCGATCCGAAAGGACAAGACGAActccatattatttaaaagattatagtTGCGTGTTAGAAAATGTTAGAGGGGGTGAATGA
- the LOC125069978 gene encoding transcription initiation factor TFIID subunit 11, whose product MADNTKSDELSEAARIKEEELAQELEHSDSNEEDSQEISLEIEEKLLKDEPEYTTLVNYGESIQNINEPKVDSEQYVEDIHKDDIEGLGNVYTESADYTHSQGDTLLDASDQYESYINDYSFDPSQAIDESQSENDSDKYNEVDSKRDFVMPNMDDFEQSQSSNNLDYQTTEEMSEREREKKTKKELEEEEREKMQVLVSNFTEEQLDRYEMYRRAAFPKAAVKRLMQTITGCSVGQNVVIAMSGIAKVFVGEVVEEALEVLEKSGEPGPLQPKHLREALRRLRVRGALPTRKAYKSMFRL is encoded by the exons ATGGCTGATAATACAAAAAGCGACGAATTGTCCGAAGCGGCGAGGATAAAAG aagaAGAATTAGCCCAAGAATTAGAACATAGTGACTCGAATGAAGAAGACTCTCAAGAAATATCCTTGGAAATAGAGGAAAAACTACTGAAGGATGAGCCAGAAT atacaaCATTGGTTAACTATGGAGaaagtatacaaaatattaatgagcCAAAGGTTGATTCAGAACAGTATGTTGAAGACATACATAAGGATGACATAGAGGGCTTGGGTAATGTTTACACAGAAAGTGCAGACTACACACATTCACAAGGCGACACATTATTAGATGCAAGTGATCAATATGAATCTTATATCAATGATTACTCTTTTGACCCCTCACAAGCCATAGATGAAAGTCAATCAGAAAATGATagtgataaatataatgaagtAGATTCAAAAAGAGACTTTGTGATGCCAAATATGGATGACTTTGAACAAAGTCAATCTTCCAACAATCTAGATTATCAAACTACAGAAGAAATGAGtgaaagagaaagagaaaagaaaacaaaaaaagagtTAGAAGAAGAAGAAAGGGAAAAAATGCA agtATTAGTATCAAACTTTACGGAAGAACAATTAGATAGATATGAAATGTACCGTCGAGCAGCATTTCCAAAGGCAGCAGTGAAGAGATTGATGCAGACTATCACAGGATGTTCAGTGGGGCAGAATGTAGTTATAGCCATGTCTGGAATTGCCAAAGTTTTTGTAGGAGAGGTTGTTGAAGAAG CTTTAGAGGTATTGGAGAAATCGGGTGAACCTGGTCCATTGCAGCCAAAACATCTAAGAGAGGCTCTTCGTAGACTTAGAGTAAGAGGAGCTTTGCCAACGAGAAAAGCCTATAAGAGTATGTTTAGACTATAG